From a single Miscanthus floridulus cultivar M001 chromosome 8, ASM1932011v1, whole genome shotgun sequence genomic region:
- the LOC136472909 gene encoding bidirectional sugar transporter SWEET11-like: protein MAGGLFSMAHPAITLSGIAGNIVSFLVFLAPVATFLQVYRKKSTGGFSSVPYVVALFSSVLWIFYALVKTNSRPLLTINAFGCGVEAAYIVFYLAYAPRKARLRTLAYFFLLDVAAFALVVVVTLFVVREPHRVKFLGSVCLAFSMAVFVAPLSIIVKVVKTKSVEFLPISLSFCLTLSAVAWFCYGLFTKDPFVMYPNVGGFFFSCVQMGLYFWYRKPRPAKNNAVLPTTTDGAGAVQVQGQVIELAPNTVAILSVSPIPIVGVHKIEVMEQQHKEAAVAAVAAETRRMAAANPDGAMPEVIEIIPAVAAV, encoded by the exons ATGGCAGGAGGCCTCTTCTCCATGGCTCACCCGGCCATCACCCTCTCCGGCATCGCAG GAAACATCGTCTCCTTCCTGGTGTTCCTCGCACCAGT GGCGACGTTCCTGCAGGTGTACCGGAAGAAGTCGACGGGCGGGTTCAGCTCGGTGCCATACGTGGTGGCGCTCTTCAGCTCGGTGCTGTGGATCTTCTACGCGCTGGTGAAGACCAACTCGAGGCCGCTGCTGACCATCAACGCCTTCGGCTGCGGCGTGGAGGCGGCCTACATCGTCTTCTACCTGGCGTACGCGCCCCGGAAGGCGAGGCTGCGGACGCTGGCCTACTTCTTCCTGCTGGACGTGGCGGCGTTcgcgctcgtcgtcgtcgtcaccctCTTCGTCGTCCGCGAGCCCCACCGCGTCAAGTTCCTCGGCAGCGTCTGCCTCGCCTTCTCCATGGCCGTCTTCGTCGCGCCGCTCAGCATCATCGTCAAGGTGGTCAAGACCAAGAGCGTCGAGTTCCTGCCCATTAGCCTCTCCTTCTGCCTCACCCTCAGCGCCGTCGCATGGTTCTGCTATGGCCTCTTCACCAAGGACCCATTCGTCATG TACCCCAACGTCGGCGGGTTCTTCTTCAGCTGCGTCCAGATGGGCCTCTACTTCTGGTACCGCAAGCCCCGGCCGGCCAAGAACAACGCCGTGCTGCCGACGACCACCGATGGCGCGGGCGCGGTGCAGGTGCAGGGGCAGGTGATCGAGTTGGCACCCAACACGGTGGCCATCCTGTCGGTGAGCCCCATCCCCATCGTGGGCGTGCACAAGATCGAGGTGATGGAGCAGCAGCACAAGGAGGCCGCCGTGGCCGCCGTGGCCGCCGAGACCCGCAGGATGGCCGCCGCCAACCCGGACGGCGCCATGCCGGAGGTCATCGAGATCATCCCCGCTGTCGCCGCCGTGTGA